The following proteins are co-located in the Apium graveolens cultivar Ventura chromosome 5, ASM990537v1, whole genome shotgun sequence genome:
- the LOC141724823 gene encoding uncharacterized protein LOC141724823 isoform X3 — protein sequence MAAKSNSGYFHEQSMGPVLNRQISFQSSVMDNSSGMIMMGNYYGVNRNAEGNIVLGSSSSNSGLRVPQATSTSSSLLVDSVPGLKHEAGLAVEWSVEEQYRLEEGLAKYADEPSILRYIKIAALLHDKTVRDVALRCRWMTRKRRKQEDHNFGKKVKDSKDKLMESASKATTSSTAPLSVAGYSFMRNYQNGNDRMSREGIPVACYLNLCRKVVLLFPSFFYPLLLYHPLSLLCIYRGCPFPSD from the exons ATGGCTGCGAAATCAAATAGTGGATACTTCCATGAGCAAAGTATGGGTCCGGTTCTTAATCGGCAGATATCTTTTCAATCAAGTGTGATGGACAATAGTTCTGGAATGATTATGATGGGGAACTACTATGGAGTGAATAGAAATGCCGAGGGGAATATTGTTTTAGGAAGTTCAAGTAGTAATAGTGGATTAAGAGTGCCTCAAGCTACAAGTACTTCTAGCTCTCTTCTTGTCGATTCAGTTCCAGGCCTTAAGCACGAAGCGGGCTTGGCTGTGGAGTGGTCTGTTGAGGAGCAGTACAGGTTGGAGGAAGGACTTGCTAA ATATGCTGATGAACCCAGTATTCTGAGGTATATCAAGATCGCAGCTCTGTTACATGACAAAACTGTACGGGACGTTGCTTTGAGGTGTAGATGGATGACG AGAAAGCGAAGGAAACAGGAAGATCATAATTTTGGGAAGAAAGTGAAAGATAGTAAG GATAAATTAATGGAATCAGCTTCTAAAGCAACCACATCTTCAACTGCACCATTGAGCGTAGCTGGTTATTCTTTTATGAGAAACTATCAAAACGGAAACGATCGCATGTCTCGTGAAG GAATTCCAGTAGCATGctatctgaatctttgtagaaaAGTGGTTTTGCTATTTCCGAGTTTTTTCTATCCTTTACTACTGTATCATCCACTATCTCTTTTATGTATATACCGTGGTTGCCCTTTTCCCTCTGATTGA
- the LOC141724823 gene encoding uncharacterized protein LOC141724823 isoform X1, which translates to MAAKSNSGYFHEQSMGPVLNRQISFQSSVMDNSSGMIMMGNYYGVNRNAEGNIVLGSSSSNSGLRVPQATSTSSSLLVDSVPGLKHEAGLAVEWSVEEQYRLEEGLAKYADEPSILRYIKIAALLHDKTVRDVALRCRWMTRKRRKQEDHNFGKKVKDSKDKLMESASKATTSSTAPLSVAGYSFMRNYQNGNDRMSREALDGARHLLEQNNEVLRHISANLSVFKLQENIDLFSCTRNNITTILNHMSNMRGVMGRMPPLPLSINEELANSILPITFQRMMFGLPSGIQLKQEPR; encoded by the exons ATGGCTGCGAAATCAAATAGTGGATACTTCCATGAGCAAAGTATGGGTCCGGTTCTTAATCGGCAGATATCTTTTCAATCAAGTGTGATGGACAATAGTTCTGGAATGATTATGATGGGGAACTACTATGGAGTGAATAGAAATGCCGAGGGGAATATTGTTTTAGGAAGTTCAAGTAGTAATAGTGGATTAAGAGTGCCTCAAGCTACAAGTACTTCTAGCTCTCTTCTTGTCGATTCAGTTCCAGGCCTTAAGCACGAAGCGGGCTTGGCTGTGGAGTGGTCTGTTGAGGAGCAGTACAGGTTGGAGGAAGGACTTGCTAA ATATGCTGATGAACCCAGTATTCTGAGGTATATCAAGATCGCAGCTCTGTTACATGACAAAACTGTACGGGACGTTGCTTTGAGGTGTAGATGGATGACG AGAAAGCGAAGGAAACAGGAAGATCATAATTTTGGGAAGAAAGTGAAAGATAGTAAG GATAAATTAATGGAATCAGCTTCTAAAGCAACCACATCTTCAACTGCACCATTGAGCGTAGCTGGTTATTCTTTTATGAGAAACTATCAAAACGGAAACGATCGCATGTCTCGTGAAG CTTTAGATGGTGCAAGGCATCTTTTGGAACAAAACAATGAAGTTCTTAGGCATATTTCAGCTAATCTTTCAGTTTTTAAG TTGCAGGAAAACATCGACCTCTTTAGTTGCACAAGGAACAATATCACTACCATCTTAAACCA CATGAGTAATATGCGGGGTGTCATGGGCCGGATGCCACCACTGCCTTTATCCATAAATGAGGAACTTGCGAATAGTATCTTGCCGATTACGTTTCAG AGAATGATGTTTGGACTACCCAGTGGAATCCAATTAAAGCAGGAGCCTAGATGA
- the LOC141724823 gene encoding uncharacterized protein LOC141724823 isoform X2 translates to MAAKSNSGYFHEQSMGPVLNRQISFQSSVMDNSSGMIMMGNYYGVNRNAEGNIVLGSSSSNSGLRVPQATSTSSSLLVDSVPGLKHEAGLAVEWSVEEQYRLEEGLAKYADEPSILRYIKIAALLHDKTVRDVALRCRWMTDKLMESASKATTSSTAPLSVAGYSFMRNYQNGNDRMSREALDGARHLLEQNNEVLRHISANLSVFKLQENIDLFSCTRNNITTILNHMSNMRGVMGRMPPLPLSINEELANSILPITFQRMMFGLPSGIQLKQEPR, encoded by the exons ATGGCTGCGAAATCAAATAGTGGATACTTCCATGAGCAAAGTATGGGTCCGGTTCTTAATCGGCAGATATCTTTTCAATCAAGTGTGATGGACAATAGTTCTGGAATGATTATGATGGGGAACTACTATGGAGTGAATAGAAATGCCGAGGGGAATATTGTTTTAGGAAGTTCAAGTAGTAATAGTGGATTAAGAGTGCCTCAAGCTACAAGTACTTCTAGCTCTCTTCTTGTCGATTCAGTTCCAGGCCTTAAGCACGAAGCGGGCTTGGCTGTGGAGTGGTCTGTTGAGGAGCAGTACAGGTTGGAGGAAGGACTTGCTAA ATATGCTGATGAACCCAGTATTCTGAGGTATATCAAGATCGCAGCTCTGTTACATGACAAAACTGTACGGGACGTTGCTTTGAGGTGTAGATGGATGACG GATAAATTAATGGAATCAGCTTCTAAAGCAACCACATCTTCAACTGCACCATTGAGCGTAGCTGGTTATTCTTTTATGAGAAACTATCAAAACGGAAACGATCGCATGTCTCGTGAAG CTTTAGATGGTGCAAGGCATCTTTTGGAACAAAACAATGAAGTTCTTAGGCATATTTCAGCTAATCTTTCAGTTTTTAAG TTGCAGGAAAACATCGACCTCTTTAGTTGCACAAGGAACAATATCACTACCATCTTAAACCA CATGAGTAATATGCGGGGTGTCATGGGCCGGATGCCACCACTGCCTTTATCCATAAATGAGGAACTTGCGAATAGTATCTTGCCGATTACGTTTCAG AGAATGATGTTTGGACTACCCAGTGGAATCCAATTAAAGCAGGAGCCTAGATGA
- the LOC141660690 gene encoding uncharacterized protein LOC141660690, translated as MASGSKFSFTDMHNPLFLHPSDNPLSISVTKLEGAGDYRSWKRSMEIQLSSKRKIGVVTGTEVRNTAESSEAIQRDTCNSMVTSWILNNVSDSIKKSVLFITSASEIWSQLEKHFQLVHGSRKYKLNKELFVTTVSDDVSKLLKAINTQKEESKLFQFLNGLDEIYTLQRSHLLMLTPLPSVETACAAIQQKETQRDVLKQPLSYENDMFAMFSKSSVNNERGVPCSVCKGKGHSPDKCWDVIGYPKWHYKYKPKPFSAQTYKHHSSPRSNTRQSFPFKGATATHVRAEPNSVDINSSQPIMFSPQQLQQLLQLIPSQSMTRESDEDVMSPFSGMISCNTVQLKSDIWIMDTCATDHMTSNFNLFFNVRATKTNMTVNLPAGAKVVVSHLGDVCLKNGLKLLNVMYVPTFTHNLLSIYKLSQDNNCYVVFSPTMCTIKDYETHKVKGEGLVSNGLYHLSNQSSAVMSTKVTQQCLSVNKSSLLDQYTLWHNRLGHAPISKLKYIECVRPYTSVSEQVCLTCPMAKFVKLSFSASESCASKAFELIHTDIWGPYKVPTRKKFKYFLTIVDDYSRMTWIYLLQHKSDFLKTLETFLCFVQKQFKSSIQVVRSDNALEFKDGACQAYFQSQGILHQTSCNYRPQQNARVERKHRHVLEIAQALIFQSGLQLSLWGESVLTAAYIINRLPSSVLHNKCPYEMLYAEPVDYTLLRSFGCLAFSTNPIHSSDKLEARGIPCDFVGYPPNQKGYRLLDLKTMQMFVSRDVKFHEDVYPLNPATPKPYMLPLPTPMPTSTTNLYADDELFDVTTATETPSPTSDPNLSPLSDSHDSPAVGESHDVEDEHQLTPQPRRSSRVHKPPTWMKSYIHLSQTRMQT; from the exons ATGGCCAGTGGAAGTAAATTCTCCTTTACTGATATGCACAACCCTCTGTTTTTGCATCCCTCAGATAACCCACTATCGATTAGTGTAACGAAACTTGAAGGTGCAGGTGACTATCGGTCGTGGAAACGGTCTATGGAGATACAACTATCCTCCAAACGAAAGATCGGTGTTGTTACCGGAACAGAAGTGAGGAATACTGCTGAATCGTCTGAAGCCATCCAACGGGACACCTGCAACAGTATGGTAACCTCCTGGATCCTCAATAATGTCTCTGATTCGATTAAAAAATCTGTCTTGTTTATCACATCTGCCTCTGAAATTTGGTCTCAGTTAGAAAAACATTTTCAGCTAGTGCATGGGTCTAGAAAATATAAGTTGAATAAAGAGCTCTTTG TGACCACTGTTAGTGATGATGTCTCAAAACTGTTAAAAGCTATAAATACTCAAAAGGAAGAAAGTAAGTTGTTTCAGTTTCTTAATGGATTGGATGAGATTTATACTCTTCAGCGTAGTCATTTGTTAATGCTCACACCTCTTCCTAGTGTTGAAACAGCATGTGCAGCTATACAACAAAAGGAGACACAAAGAGATGTTTTGAAACAACCTTTAAGCTATGAAAATGATATGTTCGCTATGTTTAGTAAAAGTTCTGTGAACAATGAAAGAGGTGTGCCTTGTAGTGTGTGTAAAGGCAAAGGTCACTCTCCTGATAAGTGTTGGGATGTCATTGGATACCCTAAGTGGCATTATAAATATAAACCAAAACCTTTTTCTGCCCAAACCTACAAACATCACTCTTCTCCTAGGTCAAATACTAGGCAATCCTTTCCATTTAAAGGGGCTACTGCTACACATGTTAGAGCTGAGCCAAACTCTGTTGATATCAATTCGTCTCAACCCATTATGTTCTCCCCTCAACAACTGCAACAATTGTTGCAACTCATTCCCTCTCAGTCAATGACCCGAGAATCTGATGAAGATGTCATGAGCCCCTTCTCTGGCATGATATCATGTAATACAGTGCAACTGAAATCTGATATATGGATCATGGACACATGTGCTACTGATCACATGACTTCCAACTTCAATCTTTTTTTCAATGTCAGAGCTACAAAGACAAATATGACAGTGAATTTGCCTGCTGGTGCAAAGGTTGTGGTGTCTCATCTTGGGGATGTGTGCCTAAAGAATGGTCTAAAATTGCTCAATGTGATGTATGTGCCAACCTTTACTCACAATCTGCTTTCTATATACAAGCTATCTCAAGACAACAATTGCTATGTGGTGTTCTCTCCAACTATGTGCACAATTAAGGATTATGAAACTCATAAAGTAAAAGGTGAAGGCCTGGTGTCTAATGGTCTCTATCACCTATCAAATCAATCATCTGCAGTCATGTCTACAAAGGTAACCCAACAGTGTCTCTCTGTGAATAAATCATCTCTGCTAGATCAGTACACATTGTGGCACAATAGATTGGGTCATGCACCCATATCTAAATTGAAATATATTGAATGTGTAAGGCCTTATACAAGTGTGTCTGAGCAAGTCTGCTTGACATGTCCCATGGCAAAGTTTGTAAAATTGTCATTTTCTGCAAGTGAGTCATGTGCTTCTAAAGCATTTGAACTGATTCATACAGACATTTGGGGGCCTTACAAGGTTCCCACCAGGAAAAAGTTTAAGTATTTTCTCACCATCGTGGACGATTATTCACGTATGACCTGGATTTACTTGCTACAGCACAAGTCAGATTTTCTAAAAACTCTGGAAACGTTTCTCTGTTTTGTTCAAAAACAGTTCAAGTCCTCAATACAAGTGGTGAGGTCGGATAATGCACTCGAATTCAAAGATGGTGCGTGTCAAGCCTATTTTCAATCACAAGGAATATTGCACCAAACATCGTGCAACTATAGGCCGCAGCAGAATGCGCGTGTTGAAAGAAAGCATAGGCATGTGCTTGAAATTGCTCAAGCTTTAATATTTCAATCAGGATTGCAGCTGTCTCTTTGGGGTGAATCAGTGTTGACTGCAGCTTACATTATCAACAGATTACCTTCCTCAGTCCTTCACAATAAATGTCCTTATGAAATGCTTTATGCTGAACCTGTTGATTACACACTGTTAAGGTCATTCGGTTGTTTGGCATTTTCCACTAACCCGATACATAGCAGTGATAAATTGGAAGCTAGAGGAATACCCTGTGACTTTGTGGGTTACCCTCCAAACCAAAAAGGTTATCGACTTTTGGATTTGAAAACTATGCAAATGTTTGTGTCACGGGATGTAAAGTTTCATGAAGATGTGTACCCTTTAAACCCAGCCACACCCAAGCcatatatgcttcctcttccaACACCTATGCCAACAAGCACCACAAACTTGTATGCTGATGATGAGTTGTTTGATGTAACCACTGCGACTGAAACACCATCACCAACCAGTGATCCAAACTTGTCTCCCTTATCTGATTCGCATGACTCACCTGCAGTTGGTGAGAGTCATGATGTTGAAGATGAACATCAGCTTACACCTCAACCTAGAAGATCCTCTAGAGTGCACAAACCACCCACCTGGATGAAATCGTATATTCACCTTTCCCAAACCCGTATGCAAACTTGA